In Perca flavescens isolate YP-PL-M2 unplaced genomic scaffold, PFLA_1.0 EPR50_1.1_unplaced_scaf_39, whole genome shotgun sequence, the following proteins share a genomic window:
- the LOC114551711 gene encoding sialic acid-binding Ig-like lectin 10, giving the protein MFVLIWATLLFSVRDTGASVGGTPFCDNRFCITLSGEITAEAGLCVVIPCSFTTSYYFTPQNIVWYKCEPSKQKCSDPDIIFHTNKNNNKTQSGFKGRVSLLEPDVSRRNCSIIVNDLTESDSGSYQLRVNGYLNGRKDGFTFSPRTTVSVKGLTQKPTVMIPPLTEGQQSTLSCIAPGLCSGSVPEISWTWRGAGEKDSHITGNITAFRTENLTAVTQRHSSTLTFNSSAEHHGTNVSCKVSFTNNITTEETVTLNVAYVKEVTVTGNTSVKEGETLILRCSVESFPPSLIKWYTSSDRNMQNGTETNLQNDILTDLQNKTKTFLQENNKMETLVISNMTTTNSGPYFCIANHLNNTLVKKVDVTVIYKRRCVITGDTTVKEGDALNLTCSVESFPPSHITWTVLGSNTNLHIGPDTHLQNNTGSATLVIPNVTAEHSGQYICTAQHLNTTVATFADVTVTWFSTVLKNSGCKVQSEVLTCECISEGFPLPTITWPLLKNHAEYSVITTVSHHTVNSTVTLTVKDHSNTSVECVSSNQNGEVKANLIIQLEMSEQPAKSKEVLNIVSWLEVIIAFLIGVFLSTVLWCLAKKCHRKKQKSFGNLDETLEMVTSQEDPLIAAGQAVEDDQTYYQEASEREEEAVAEEQAAPDLNGGPQDVEYASIDFSLLKTKNPRTAAKNQESTETEYAEIKKEVKEEIEDNGGEEGDVLEGKDEDPTIGDDEEIEQFVPEEEEGRTWLCTPM; this is encoded by the exons ATGTTTGTTCTCATCTGGGCGACTCTGCTCTTCTCTGTCAGAGACACAG gtGCATCAGTGGGGGGAACACCATTCTGTGATAATAGATTCTGTATCACTCTTAGTGGAGAAATAACAGCAGAGGCTGGACTCTGTGTTGTGATACCGTGTTCTTTCACCACCAGTTATTACTTTACACCCCAAAATATAGTTTGGTACAAATGTGAACCatccaaacaaaaatgtagtgATCCAGACATCATATTCCACActaacaagaacaacaacaaaactcaGTCTGGGTTCAAAGGACGAGTGTCACTGTTGGAGCCTGATGTGAGTCGGAGGAACTGCAGCATCATCGTCAATGACCTCACTGAGTCAGACTCTGGATCATATCAGCTCAGAGTTAATGGTTACCTGAATGGGAGGAAAGATGGATTTACATTCTCTCCAAGAACAACTGTCTCTGTTAAAG GTCTGACCCAGAAGCCCACAGTGATGATTCCTCCTCTGACAGAGGGACAGCAGAGCACACTGAGCTGCATTGCTCCTGGTCTCTGCTCTGGATCTGTTCCAGAAATCAGCTGGACGTGGAGAGGAGCAGGAGAGAAGGACTCTCACAtcacaggaaacatcactgctttCAGGACTGAGAATCTGACTGCTGTCACTCAGAGACACAGCTCAACCCTGACCTTTAACTCTTCAGCTGAACACCACGGCACCAATGTCAGCTGTAAGGTCAGCTTCACCAACAACATCACTACAGAGGAGACTGTCACTCTGAATGTGGCCT ATGTAAAGGAAGTTACAGTCACTGGGAATACAAGTGTGAAGGAGGGTGAGACTCTGATTCTGAGATGCAGTGTTGAAagtttccctccatctctcatCAAGTGGTATACATCTTCTGACAGAAACATGCAAAACGGAACAGAAACAAACCTGCAAAACGACATTTTAACTGACCtgcaaaacaaaactaaaaccttcctgcaggaaaacaataaaatggaGACTTTGGTCATCTCTAACATGACAACTACAAATTCTGGACCGTACTTCTGCATTGCTAATCATCTGAACAACACCCTGGTGAAAAAAGTTGATGTAACAGTGATAT ATAAGAGGAGATGTGTAATCACTGGGGACACAACTGTTAAGGAGGGAGATgctttgaatctgacctgcagTGTTGAAAGTTTCCCTCCGTCTCACATCACATGGACTGTACTGGGTTCCAACACAaacctacacattggacctgaTACTCACTTGCAGAACAACACTGGCTCAGCCACACTCGTCATCCCTAACGTGACGGCGGAACATTCTGGACAGTACATCTGTACAGCAcaacacctgaacacaactgTGGCTACATTTGCTGACGTAACTGTGACTT GGTTTTCAACGGTCTTAAAAAACTCTGGATGTAAGGTTCAGTCGGAGGTTCTGACCTGTGAGTGCATCAGTGAAGGGTTTCCTTTACCCACCATCACATGGCCGCTGTTGAAGAACCATGCTGAGTACTCTGTCATCACCACGGTGTCACACCACACAGTCAACAGCACCGTCACCCTAACTGTAAAAGACCACAGCAACACTTCTGTTGAGTGTGTCAGCAGCAATCAAAATGGGGAAGTAAAAGCAAACCTCATCATCCAATTAGAGATGTCAGAACAACCGG CTAAATCCAAAGAGGTATTAAACATTGTTTCATGGCTGGAGGTCATCATCGCCTTTTTGATTGGGGTATTTCTTTCAACGGTCCTTTGGTGTTTGGCAAAAAAATGCCACAG aaaaaaacaaaagagcttTGGTAATCTGGATGAGACTCTGGAGATGGTGACCAGTCAAGAGGATCCACTG ATAGCTGCTGGTCAAGCAGTGGAAGATGATCAGACCTACTACCAAGAGGCAtctgaaagagaagaagaagctgtgGCAGAAGAGCAAGCAGCCCCTGATCTCAATGGTGGACCACAAGATGTGGAGTACGCCAGCATTGATTTCTCCTTGTTGAAAACAAAGAATCCCAGGACGGCAGCAAAGAACCAAGAGAGCACGGAGACAGAGTACGCTGAAATTAAGAAAGAAGTAAAAGAGGAAATAGAAGACAATGGCGGAGAGGAAGGCGATGTGTTGGAAGGCAAAGATGAAGATCCAACGATCGGGGATGATGAGGAGATAGAACAGTTTGTTcctgaagaggaggaagggaggacaTGGCTGTGTACTCCAATGTGA